A window of the Pseudomonas gozinkensis genome harbors these coding sequences:
- a CDS encoding non-ribosomal peptide synthetase has translation MNEVMMDTQESGFALTPEQQALLEQLSNTATCGEALRWLSVTLEGDLDPQRLQAAFDTLLAQQPMLLAQLSKVAGFHGLRQSAIPAARFPLTIHSVEQRTEDVQAQIDESMSRAFVVGESAGVQAMLYRLAPQQSQCLIGIARHNADAQSLNLLLEQVQQAYAGAESAEDEAPGEFSQYLEWRSEVVLDEDATTARAYWQQQLQGAQVDIATPWLAARSASQATTAADTRLSLTLQPAQRAGLQALAEQLGQPVATLLQGAWWVLLGRLSGLEQALVGVRHDSRSDYEYFASAVGVFEKTLPLSVSLPAGAVFSDWLVELAARLEEHRTWQEYWAPDLAPDAARPAYGFTLGQESRSGNSGGLRWTVSDALPVQPDAFECLLQVQLGDAQQPATVSLQYASSRYSPATASVVLEQFGVLLDSILAAPNTPLAQLNLLGHAEEQRLLALNPSAQPLADSRYLPQRIADLMRHTPDAIALTDAGQSLSYGQLQVRVDSVAQGLKAQGLGEGSIVALALPRSADLAIAMLASWRIGAAYLPLDVQWPQARQALMLEQAGAALLLTDAAHRPAWQGQPHKVLTLADISQSSTALPALATQGHDIAYVLFTSGSTGVPKGVVIEHRQLLNYTAQASQALGLEQCRNVGFSSTVAADLGNTALFGALFSGATLHVASDEQMQDGALFAEYLQQQQIDCLKIVPSHLAALLDSERATLPRTLVLGGEPIATTLIERIARLRSDCRVFNHYGPTEATVGVMVHPLDLHGAAGDCSALTQVLGNNQVYVLDAQLQLAPVGVLGELYLGGAQLCRGYLNAEADAQTFIQSPFDPAQRLYRSGDLARYRVDGGIQLHGRRDQQVKVRGFRIELAEIEAELLRLAPVAEALVLPAASAEQGLLAFVVAHQGLSAGLLDAARTELSARLPAVMVPQHLQLIDRFPRLANGKIDRKALQQLAGRAADDEGVAPRDALEQLLASRMAQLLGLERLGVDRDFFAAGGHSLLVIKLVAGIRKLLQCEVHPGLVFDHPTVASLAMALRAVESSPGQLEKMAQVRLRMDAMSPEEKARLAEQARQLQAAKAAQGS, from the coding sequence ATGAACGAGGTCATGATGGACACGCAGGAAAGCGGATTCGCCCTGACGCCCGAGCAACAGGCGCTGCTGGAGCAACTGTCGAACACGGCGACCTGCGGTGAAGCATTGCGCTGGTTGAGCGTGACCCTGGAGGGCGACCTCGATCCGCAGCGCTTGCAGGCGGCTTTCGATACGCTGCTGGCGCAACAGCCGATGCTGCTGGCGCAATTGAGCAAGGTCGCCGGTTTCCACGGCTTGCGTCAGAGTGCGATCCCGGCCGCCCGTTTTCCGCTGACGATTCATTCGGTGGAGCAGAGGACCGAGGACGTCCAGGCGCAGATTGACGAGTCGATGAGCCGCGCTTTTGTGGTCGGCGAATCGGCGGGTGTCCAGGCGATGCTTTATCGACTGGCGCCGCAGCAATCGCAGTGCCTGATCGGCATCGCTCGCCACAATGCCGATGCGCAATCGCTGAATCTGTTGCTGGAACAGGTGCAGCAAGCCTACGCCGGTGCCGAGTCTGCCGAAGATGAAGCGCCGGGCGAGTTCAGCCAGTACCTGGAATGGCGCAGCGAAGTGGTGCTCGACGAAGACGCGACCACGGCGCGGGCTTATTGGCAGCAACAGTTGCAAGGTGCTCAGGTGGACATCGCCACGCCCTGGCTGGCCGCCCGCAGCGCCAGCCAGGCAACGACCGCCGCCGACACGCGCCTGTCACTGACGCTGCAACCGGCGCAACGCGCAGGTTTGCAGGCCTTGGCCGAGCAGCTCGGTCAGCCCGTCGCCACGCTGTTGCAAGGTGCGTGGTGGGTGTTGCTGGGGCGCTTGAGCGGGCTTGAACAGGCGCTGGTCGGTGTACGCCATGACAGCCGCAGCGACTATGAATACTTCGCCAGTGCCGTGGGCGTTTTCGAGAAAACCTTGCCGCTGTCCGTATCGTTGCCGGCCGGTGCAGTCTTCAGCGACTGGCTGGTGGAACTGGCCGCGCGCCTGGAAGAACATCGCACCTGGCAGGAATACTGGGCCCCGGATCTGGCACCGGATGCGGCGCGGCCGGCCTACGGCTTTACGCTCGGCCAGGAAAGTCGCAGCGGTAACAGCGGCGGTTTGCGCTGGACGGTCTCGGATGCCTTGCCGGTGCAGCCGGATGCCTTTGAATGCTTGTTGCAGGTGCAACTGGGCGACGCACAGCAACCGGCAACGGTGAGTCTGCAGTACGCGAGCTCGCGTTATTCGCCGGCCACGGCGAGCGTCGTGCTGGAGCAGTTCGGCGTTCTGCTGGATTCGATCCTTGCTGCCCCGAACACCCCGCTGGCGCAGCTCAACCTGCTCGGTCATGCCGAAGAGCAGCGTCTGCTGGCCCTCAATCCGTCTGCGCAGCCATTGGCCGACAGTCGTTATCTGCCGCAGCGCATCGCCGATCTGATGCGGCACACCCCGGATGCGATTGCCCTGACCGACGCCGGGCAGTCATTGAGCTACGGCCAGTTGCAAGTCCGCGTGGACAGCGTCGCGCAAGGTCTCAAGGCGCAGGGTCTGGGCGAAGGCTCGATCGTTGCGCTGGCGCTGCCGCGTTCGGCGGATCTGGCGATCGCCATGTTGGCGAGCTGGCGCATCGGCGCGGCCTATCTGCCTCTGGATGTGCAATGGCCGCAGGCACGTCAGGCCTTGATGCTGGAGCAGGCCGGCGCCGCACTGCTGCTGACCGACGCCGCGCATCGGCCGGCCTGGCAGGGGCAGCCGCACAAGGTGTTGACCCTGGCTGATATCAGTCAGTCGAGCACAGCGTTGCCAGCGCTCGCCACCCAAGGCCACGACATCGCGTATGTGCTGTTTACCTCCGGATCCACCGGTGTGCCCAAAGGCGTGGTGATCGAGCATCGGCAACTGCTCAACTACACGGCTCAGGCCAGTCAGGCGCTGGGGCTGGAACAGTGCCGCAACGTCGGTTTCAGTTCGACGGTGGCGGCGGACCTGGGCAACACCGCGTTGTTTGGTGCGCTGTTCAGCGGGGCCACGCTGCACGTTGCCAGCGATGAGCAGATGCAGGACGGCGCGCTGTTCGCCGAGTACCTGCAACAGCAACAGATCGACTGCCTGAAGATTGTGCCGTCGCATCTCGCCGCGTTGCTCGACAGCGAGCGGGCAACCCTGCCGCGCACCCTGGTGCTGGGCGGCGAGCCGATTGCCACGACGCTGATCGAGCGCATCGCACGGTTGCGCAGCGACTGCCGCGTGTTCAACCACTACGGTCCTACCGAAGCGACGGTCGGGGTCATGGTTCATCCGCTGGATCTGCACGGGGCTGCCGGCGATTGTTCGGCGCTGACTCAGGTGCTGGGCAACAACCAGGTTTACGTGCTGGACGCGCAGCTGCAGCTGGCGCCGGTGGGTGTGCTGGGCGAGTTGTACCTGGGCGGCGCGCAGTTGTGCCGTGGCTACCTGAATGCCGAAGCCGACGCGCAGACGTTCATTCAGAGTCCGTTTGATCCGGCGCAGCGTCTGTATCGCAGCGGTGATCTGGCGCGTTATCGCGTGGACGGCGGCATTCAGTTGCACGGTCGGCGCGATCAGCAGGTCAAGGTGCGTGGCTTCCGCATTGAACTGGCGGAGATCGAAGCCGAGCTGCTGCGTCTGGCGCCGGTGGCCGAAGCGCTGGTACTGCCGGCCGCGTCGGCCGAGCAGGGTTTGCTGGCCTTTGTTGTCGCGCATCAGGGTCTGTCGGCGGGCTTGCTGGACGCCGCGCGCACCGAGCTGAGCGCACGCCTGCCCGCTGTGATGGTGCCGCAACATCTGCAATTGATCGACCGTTTCCCACGGTTGGCCAACGGCAAGATCGACCGCAAGGCATTGCAGCAACTGGCGGGCAGGGCGGCGGATGACGAGGGCGTCGCACCGCGCGATGCGCTCGAGCAATTGCTGGCCTCGCGCATGGCGCAGTTGCTCGGGCTCGAGCGACTGGGCGTTGATCGCGACTTCTTTGCCGCCGGTGGCCATTCGTTGCTGGTGATCAAGCTGGTGGCCGGGATTCGCAAGTTGCTGCAGTGCGAAGTTCATCCTGGACTGGTCTTCGATCATCCGACCGTGGCGTCGTTGGCCATGGCGTTGCGGGCGGTGGAAAGCAGTCCGGGTCAGTTGGAGAAAATGGCCCAGGTACGCCTGCGCATGGACGCGATGAGCCCCGAGGAAAAGGCCCGTTTGGCCGAGCAGGCGCGGCAGCTGCAAGCCGCCAAGGCTGCGCAAGGCAGCTGA
- a CDS encoding TonB-dependent siderophore receptor, with protein sequence MSAIHELKPLFKALVMSRGLRSRRVLTGLGLVCVLPLSAQVMAEDVSINIPAQSLPQALQAFGQQTNQQVIYNADDMAGLKSHAVSGKMSPQAAIAELLRGTGVRYSIEGNTLMLVRGTATQGLELGATNISAQQVGATTEGSNSYTSNAVTIGKGTHTLKEIPQSVTVMTRKQMDDQDLVDLKDALNQTTGIVGLQGVGKGIIISSRGFQIDDWQYDGVPIPRNNYSLGNWATQDLIFFDRLEILRGASGLLQGTGSPGGAINLVRKRGQAAPTVSITGKAGSWDHYGLQLDAGGPLNQAGTIRGRLVADEDQSDSFVDYEWSKTHSLYGSLDFDLSEDTTLGLAASRTEAESRPMIRGLPRYADGRMPDISRSTYGGAKWNHSQINVTTLYADLEHRFNDDWAFKVGAVQMTENNDSKSQRLQSSGAGLKPDGTGIQYADFITDFDSTKVGLDMNLTGKFEALSMQQEVMIGGNYSQLETDDQLARTFNNNTTDTIFNVNHDRPDISYDSLLNTAGGRATDSKYDIRQKGLYGTWRVKPVDDLTLVLGSRVSWYDFSYKSKNRAAFSDDYVTADPSKSNETGEVTPYAGIVYDLSREWAVYASYTDVFQPQTVRDANGSMLKPIIGSNYEIGLKGELMDGRVNTSLALFRYDQKNRAVDDISGGMECDGWYCSTAAGKVRSQGLDAEISGAVTDNLQLFAGYTYNTTKYLDDPDMEGRTFSTWTPKHMLRVWGNYQFTGDLNRLSAGLGFTTQNHTLGYEGTYEVAGYTVWNGRLAYQLTPEIGLAVNANNLFDKKYVNAAYNQLSGNNNFGDPRNVMFSVKYTPQF encoded by the coding sequence ATGTCAGCAATTCATGAGTTGAAACCTCTGTTCAAGGCACTCGTCATGTCCCGCGGCCTGCGTTCGCGCCGAGTGTTGACCGGTCTGGGGCTGGTCTGCGTATTGCCGCTCAGCGCTCAAGTGATGGCTGAAGACGTCAGCATCAACATTCCGGCGCAATCGCTGCCACAGGCCTTGCAGGCGTTCGGTCAGCAGACCAACCAGCAAGTGATCTACAACGCTGACGACATGGCCGGCCTCAAGAGCCACGCCGTCAGCGGCAAGATGAGCCCGCAGGCGGCCATCGCCGAATTGCTCCGCGGCACCGGCGTGCGCTATAGCATCGAGGGCAACACCCTGATGCTGGTGCGCGGCACGGCCACACAGGGTCTGGAACTGGGCGCGACCAACATCAGTGCGCAACAGGTCGGGGCCACCACCGAAGGCAGCAACTCGTACACCTCCAACGCCGTCACGATCGGCAAGGGCACTCACACCCTCAAGGAAATTCCGCAGTCGGTCACCGTGATGACCCGCAAGCAGATGGACGATCAGGACCTGGTCGACCTCAAGGACGCGCTGAACCAGACCACCGGCATCGTCGGTCTGCAGGGCGTCGGCAAGGGCATCATCATCTCTTCGCGAGGTTTCCAGATCGACGACTGGCAGTACGACGGCGTGCCGATTCCACGTAACAACTACTCGCTGGGCAACTGGGCGACCCAGGACCTGATCTTCTTTGACCGTCTTGAAATCCTCCGTGGTGCATCCGGTCTGTTGCAGGGCACCGGCAGCCCGGGCGGCGCCATCAACCTGGTGCGCAAACGCGGTCAGGCGGCACCGACCGTGAGCATTACCGGCAAGGCCGGCTCGTGGGATCACTACGGTCTGCAACTCGATGCGGGCGGCCCGCTGAACCAGGCCGGAACAATCCGTGGCCGTCTCGTTGCCGATGAAGACCAGAGCGACTCCTTCGTCGACTACGAATGGAGCAAGACCCACTCGCTGTACGGCTCGCTGGACTTCGACCTGAGTGAAGACACCACCCTGGGCCTGGCGGCCAGCCGCACCGAGGCCGAGTCGCGTCCGATGATCCGTGGCCTGCCACGTTACGCCGACGGCAGAATGCCGGACATTTCGCGTTCGACCTACGGCGGTGCCAAATGGAACCACTCGCAGATCAACGTCACCACCCTTTACGCTGACCTCGAGCACCGTTTCAACGATGACTGGGCGTTCAAGGTCGGTGCCGTGCAGATGACGGAAAACAACGACTCGAAAAGCCAGCGTCTGCAAAGCTCCGGTGCCGGTCTCAAGCCGGATGGCACGGGCATTCAGTACGCCGACTTCATCACCGATTTCGACTCCACCAAGGTCGGCCTCGACATGAACCTGACCGGCAAGTTCGAAGCCTTGTCGATGCAGCAGGAAGTCATGATCGGCGGCAACTACTCCCAGTTGGAAACGGATGACCAGCTCGCCCGTACCTTCAACAACAACACCACCGACACGATCTTCAACGTCAATCACGATCGTCCGGACATCAGCTACGACAGTCTGCTCAACACCGCCGGCGGCCGTGCCACCGACAGCAAGTACGATATTCGTCAGAAGGGGCTGTACGGCACCTGGCGCGTCAAACCGGTCGATGACCTGACGCTGGTGCTGGGTTCGCGTGTCAGCTGGTATGACTTCAGCTACAAGTCCAAGAACCGCGCGGCCTTCAGCGATGATTACGTCACCGCCGATCCGAGCAAATCGAACGAAACCGGGGAAGTCACTCCTTACGCCGGTATCGTCTATGACCTGAGCCGCGAGTGGGCGGTATATGCCAGCTACACCGACGTGTTCCAGCCGCAGACGGTGCGCGATGCCAATGGCTCGATGCTCAAGCCGATCATCGGCAGCAACTACGAAATCGGCCTCAAGGGCGAGCTGATGGACGGCCGGGTCAACACCTCCCTGGCGCTGTTCCGCTACGACCAGAAAAACCGTGCCGTCGATGACATTTCCGGCGGCATGGAGTGCGATGGCTGGTACTGCTCCACGGCGGCGGGCAAAGTGCGCAGCCAGGGTCTGGACGCTGAAATCAGTGGTGCTGTGACCGACAACCTGCAACTGTTTGCCGGTTACACCTACAACACCACCAAGTACCTCGACGACCCGGACATGGAAGGTCGTACCTTCAGCACCTGGACGCCGAAACACATGCTGCGCGTGTGGGGCAACTACCAGTTCACCGGTGACTTGAACCGTCTGAGCGCAGGGCTTGGCTTCACCACTCAAAACCACACCCTGGGCTACGAAGGCACTTACGAGGTCGCGGGTTACACCGTGTGGAACGGCCGTCTCGCTTACCAGCTGACGCCGGAGATCGGTCTGGCGGTCAACGCCAATAACCTGTTCGACAAGAAGTACGTCAATGCTGCGTACAACCAGCTCAGTGGTAACAACAACTTCGGTGACCCACGTAACGTGATGTTCTCCGTGAAGTACACCCCGCAGTTCTGA
- a CDS encoding amino acid adenylation domain-containing protein, translating into MNDLLDDEVLALLMADAGVQLQGIPARLRPAPAPLSFAQQRLWFVQQLTPDSAAYNLPRAVRLSGVVQARHLQAALNKVIERHDVLRSAIVEIDGVAMQVVDEHTTLKLDFEDLRHLSAEARDPELARRIAVEAGLPFDLKTAPLMRATLLQTADDQHLLLMNMHHIASDAWSNAILMQDLMQAYEQVVAGDPSPLRRPAIQYADYANWQRGEYLGSAACATSADYWRNYLGQTLPPLELPTDFPRHEQQTHPAGKHDFSLPTALTQNLNRFCQQWGLTPFVVALGAWQLLLSRYSNQQDFTVGVPNASRNRSETQELVGFFVSAQVYRVRVDPLLSCQDFLQRLRRETLAALDHADYPLELSFDDLQLRANGQINPLFQTLFNWRTEASGEGPLMLGDLALDFLPADTTQAKFDLSLDIAYSLERIDASLEYSRDLYTPATLERLAGHWQNLLQAITEDPRRALSELPLLSRDERRVQLEQWNPPTSALPDEGVHQLFERQALATPDAVALIVNDLHLSYARLNSAANRLANTLIACAVGPEVRVGIAVERSAHMIISLLAVLKAGGVYVPLDPDYPQERLTWMIEDSGLDVLLTQDSLLVRLPSPPSVKVVCVDEVDPLDDRPVDNPPCRTFASNLAYVMFTSGSTGRPKGVGITHGALTRHAQIGREFHGLTPADRLLQYGTFNFDAFVDQLYPALICGASVVLRGQDIWDSETWYQQLLEKKFTVSELTTTYWNLLAKDFAAAGPRDYGSLRQVVVGGEAMPPEAVAAWGQAGLGHVRLLNVYGPTEATVDSTLLDCSDYVTGRLPLPKAMPIGRPLAGRAVYLLDSGGQPVPVGTVGELMIAGELLARGYFNRPELTAERFIPDPFSTRGGRLYRTGDLARYGVDGVIEYVGRLDHQVKIRGFRIELGEIESCLLQWPAVREAVVIAHEGATGTQLIGYVVPHASEPPEDELREALKAELKNRLPGYMVPGHLMVLSALPLSPNGKLDRKALPLPDLHQTQRPFRAPQTPLETALAELWQEALHVERVSLDDNFFELGGHSILAIQFISALNARLGIKLALQQMLAHPTVEVLARFIGMEHQQQVQCVVELTGATSTATPLFCLHPSGGIVFCYQPLAKRLSKHARTFGIMHKGFADKDASTQTWPEMIAEYTEQIVEKHPDGPYRLMGWSLGGAIAMDVAATLERQGKQVTFLGLVDTTLPESIFPADLPRKPLEEDNPEYLSADNELSVAVEMFSLMFAHLEEPAARYIAENPTTSLKAFYQWASQQAATDEQAMIATLEAIKQEIMNAQAFDIHERLVKSFDAFSLPTLKVKASCWWSLQHKTLEQVLHSEQVLRQYNVSGQLQGSVHSPLPHRSMIYGESLLDSFESVLLACEGMTRD; encoded by the coding sequence ATGAACGACTTACTCGATGATGAAGTGCTGGCGCTGTTGATGGCTGATGCCGGCGTGCAACTTCAAGGCATCCCGGCCCGCCTCCGCCCCGCTCCGGCGCCGCTCTCATTCGCCCAGCAGCGCTTGTGGTTCGTGCAACAGCTTACGCCCGACAGTGCCGCCTACAACCTGCCACGCGCCGTACGCCTGAGCGGCGTTGTGCAAGCCCGGCATCTGCAAGCGGCGCTGAACAAAGTCATCGAACGCCACGACGTGCTGCGCAGTGCGATCGTCGAGATCGACGGCGTGGCGATGCAGGTCGTCGATGAACACACGACACTCAAACTGGACTTCGAAGACCTGCGCCATCTGAGCGCCGAAGCGCGCGACCCCGAACTTGCCCGACGCATTGCCGTCGAGGCCGGTCTGCCCTTCGATCTGAAAACCGCGCCGCTGATGCGCGCAACGTTGCTGCAGACCGCTGACGATCAACACCTGCTGCTGATGAACATGCACCACATCGCCTCCGATGCCTGGTCCAACGCCATTCTCATGCAGGACCTGATGCAGGCCTACGAACAGGTCGTGGCGGGCGATCCGTCGCCGCTGCGCCGACCGGCCATCCAGTACGCCGACTACGCCAACTGGCAACGCGGCGAATACCTCGGCAGCGCCGCGTGCGCCACCAGTGCCGACTATTGGCGCAACTACCTCGGGCAGACCCTGCCGCCGCTGGAACTGCCGACCGACTTTCCTCGCCACGAACAGCAGACCCATCCGGCCGGCAAACACGACTTCAGCCTGCCGACAGCGCTGACACAGAATTTGAACCGCTTTTGCCAACAGTGGGGACTGACGCCGTTTGTGGTGGCGCTCGGTGCCTGGCAATTGCTGCTGAGCCGCTACAGCAACCAGCAGGACTTCACGGTCGGCGTGCCGAATGCGAGCCGCAATCGCAGCGAAACCCAGGAACTGGTGGGCTTTTTTGTCAGCGCCCAGGTCTATCGCGTACGGGTCGATCCATTGCTGTCGTGCCAGGATTTTCTCCAGCGCCTGCGCCGCGAAACCCTCGCCGCGCTGGATCATGCCGACTACCCGCTGGAGCTGAGCTTCGACGACCTGCAACTGCGGGCGAACGGGCAGATCAATCCGTTGTTTCAAACGCTGTTCAACTGGCGCACCGAAGCCTCCGGCGAGGGTCCGCTGATGTTGGGCGACCTGGCGCTGGACTTTCTACCGGCGGACACGACCCAGGCCAAATTCGACCTGTCGCTGGACATCGCCTATTCGCTGGAGCGCATCGACGCCAGCCTCGAATACAGCCGCGATTTGTACACCCCTGCGACCCTCGAACGGCTGGCGGGTCACTGGCAGAACCTGCTGCAGGCCATCACCGAAGATCCGCGCCGCGCGCTGAGCGAACTGCCGCTGCTGAGCCGCGATGAACGCCGCGTGCAGCTCGAACAATGGAATCCGCCCACCTCGGCCTTGCCCGACGAAGGCGTGCACCAGTTGTTCGAACGCCAGGCGCTGGCCACACCGGACGCGGTGGCGCTGATCGTCAACGACCTGCATTTGAGCTATGCCCGGCTCAATTCGGCGGCCAACCGACTGGCGAATACCCTGATCGCGTGCGCCGTCGGCCCCGAAGTCCGCGTGGGCATTGCCGTCGAGCGCTCGGCGCACATGATCATCAGCCTGCTGGCGGTGCTCAAGGCCGGCGGGGTCTATGTCCCGCTCGACCCCGACTACCCGCAGGAACGCCTGACCTGGATGATCGAGGACAGCGGCCTGGATGTATTGCTGACGCAGGATTCGCTGCTTGTGCGCCTGCCCTCGCCGCCATCGGTCAAGGTGGTGTGCGTCGATGAGGTTGATCCTCTCGATGACCGACCTGTCGACAACCCGCCCTGCCGCACCTTCGCCAGCAATCTGGCGTACGTGATGTTCACCTCGGGCTCCACCGGTCGCCCGAAAGGCGTGGGCATCACTCACGGCGCACTGACCCGTCATGCGCAAATCGGTCGGGAGTTCCACGGCCTGACGCCTGCCGACCGTTTGTTGCAGTACGGCACGTTCAACTTCGATGCGTTTGTCGATCAGCTCTACCCGGCGCTGATCTGCGGCGCTTCGGTGGTGCTGCGCGGGCAGGATATCTGGGACAGCGAAACCTGGTATCAACAGCTGCTGGAGAAGAAGTTCACCGTCAGCGAACTGACCACGACGTACTGGAACCTGCTGGCCAAGGACTTCGCGGCCGCCGGCCCACGGGACTACGGATCACTGCGCCAGGTGGTGGTCGGCGGCGAAGCCATGCCGCCGGAAGCGGTCGCGGCCTGGGGCCAGGCCGGCCTCGGCCACGTGCGCCTGCTCAATGTCTACGGCCCGACGGAAGCAACCGTCGACTCCACGCTGCTCGATTGCAGCGACTACGTCACCGGGCGCCTGCCCCTGCCCAAAGCCATGCCGATTGGTCGCCCGCTGGCCGGTCGCGCCGTGTATCTGCTCGACAGCGGCGGTCAGCCGGTGCCCGTCGGCACCGTAGGCGAATTGATGATTGCCGGCGAGCTGCTAGCGCGGGGCTATTTCAATCGACCGGAGCTGACCGCCGAACGCTTCATCCCGGATCCGTTCAGCACCCGGGGCGGACGCCTCTATCGCACCGGTGACCTGGCCCGCTATGGCGTTGACGGCGTTATCGAATATGTCGGTCGCCTCGACCACCAGGTGAAAATCCGCGGTTTTCGCATCGAACTCGGCGAAATCGAGTCCTGTCTGCTGCAATGGCCAGCCGTCCGTGAAGCTGTGGTCATTGCCCACGAAGGCGCGACCGGCACGCAGTTGATCGGCTATGTCGTGCCGCATGCGAGCGAGCCACCGGAGGACGAACTGCGCGAGGCCCTCAAGGCAGAACTGAAAAACCGCCTGCCCGGTTACATGGTCCCCGGCCACCTGATGGTGCTGAGCGCGCTGCCCCTGAGCCCCAACGGCAAACTCGATCGCAAGGCCTTGCCACTGCCCGATCTGCATCAGACGCAGCGGCCGTTCCGTGCGCCGCAAACGCCCCTCGAAACAGCGCTGGCCGAACTGTGGCAGGAGGCGCTGCATGTCGAGCGCGTGAGCCTGGACGACAATTTCTTCGAGCTGGGCGGCCATTCGATTCTGGCCATTCAGTTCATTTCCGCCTTGAACGCGCGCCTGGGGATCAAACTGGCCCTGCAGCAAATGCTCGCGCACCCCACGGTCGAAGTGCTGGCCCGGTTCATCGGCATGGAACATCAACAGCAGGTGCAATGCGTGGTCGAGCTGACCGGCGCGACGTCAACCGCCACCCCGCTGTTCTGCCTGCACCCGAGCGGCGGCATCGTCTTCTGTTACCAGCCGCTGGCCAAGCGTCTGAGCAAGCACGCCCGCACCTTCGGCATCATGCACAAAGGCTTCGCCGACAAAGACGCCAGCACCCAGACCTGGCCCGAGATGATTGCCGAGTACACCGAACAGATTGTCGAAAAGCACCCCGACGGCCCTTATCGCCTGATGGGCTGGTCACTGGGTGGCGCAATCGCGATGGACGTGGCCGCGACCCTGGAGCGCCAGGGCAAACAGGTGACATTCCTGGGCCTGGTCGACACCACGCTGCCGGAAAGCATCTTCCCCGCGGATCTGCCACGCAAACCGCTGGAGGAAGACAACCCCGAGTACCTCAGCGCAGACAACGAACTGTCGGTTGCCGTGGAAATGTTCAGCCTGATGTTCGCCCATCTGGAAGAGCCGGCGGCGCGTTACATCGCCGAGAACCCGACAACCAGCCTCAAGGCCTTTTATCAGTGGGCCAGCCAGCAAGCCGCCACCGACGAACAGGCAATGATCGCCACCCTGGAGGCCATCAAGCAGGAAATCATGAACGCCCAGGCGTTCGACATCCATGAACGTCTGGTCAAGAGTTTCGACGCGTTCTCGCTGCCAACCCTCAAGGTCAAGGCCAGCTGCTGGTGGTCGTTGCAGCACAAGACCCTGGAGCAAGTGCTGCACTCGGAACAGGTCCTGCGCCAGTACAACGTCAGCGGGCAGTTGCAAGGTTCCGTCCATTCACCCTTGCCGCACCGCAGCATGATCTATGGCGAAAGCCTGCTGGACTCCTTTGAGTCCGTGCTCCTCGCCTGCGAGGGCATGACGCGGGACTGA